The Arachis hypogaea cultivar Tifrunner chromosome 16, arahy.Tifrunner.gnm2.J5K5, whole genome shotgun sequence genome contains a region encoding:
- the LOC112697844 gene encoding alpha-amylase-like, protein MKSSLLLFSLCFLCLCISLLPSFSTSTILFQGFVWASSEQEGGWWNHLKPLVGEIAASGAEYVWLPPPSNADINGSQGYLPKRLYDLDTSKYGNKEELKSLVAAFKQSGVKAVSDIVINHRMPERFDSNGNSIFEGGTPDSRLDWGVAEICRDDPEFHGTGNPDTGIGWGQVPDIDHTSTRVQQELSDWMNWLKTEVGFSGWRFDMVLGYAPKFTKLYIDNTKPEFSVGELFEKVALGNDNKPLANQDAHRGKLVNWVNEVGSGVLTFDFTTKMILGAAVEGELWRLKDGNGKPPGMIGTKPESAVTLVDNHDTGSQKTYPFPEDKIMLGYVYILTHPGHPSIFYHDYFERQNGIKDNIKSLSAIRKRNGITATSSINILAAQADLYMANIANKIIVKIGPNENLGNLLPSNAQVVANGQDYAVWELK, encoded by the exons atgaagtcGTCACTACTCTTGTTTTCACTATGCTTCCTATGCCTTTGcatttctcttctcccttctttCTCCACCTCTACCATACTATTTCAG GGGTTTGTGTGGGCATCAAGTGAGCAAGAAGGAGGATGGTGGAATCATTTGAAGCCATTAGTGGGTGAGATTGCAGCTTCTGGTGCTGAATATGTTTGGCTTCCTCCTCCCTCTAATGCTGATATTAACGGCTctcaag GTTACTTGCCGAAGAGGCTATATGATCTTGACACATCCAAATATGGGAacaaggaagagttgaaatcaCTGGTTGCTGCATTCAAACAGAGTGGAGTAAAGGCTGTATCCGACATCGTCATCAACCACCGTATGCCGGAGAGATTCGACAGCAATGGAAATAGTATATTCGAAGGCGGCACCCCAGATAGTCGTCTAGACTGGGGTGTGGCCGAAATTTGCAGAGATGATCCTGAATTTCACGGTACAG GTAACCCTGACACAGGAATTGGGTGGGGTCAGGTCCCAGACATAGATCACACAAGTACAAGAGTACAACAAGAACTCTCAGATTGGATGAACTGGCTCAAAACAGAAGTAGGATTCTCAGGTTGGAGATTTGACATGGTTTTAGGATATGCACCAAAATTCACCAAACTCTATATAGACAACACTAAACCAGAATTTTCAGTTGGAGAATTATTTGAAAAAGTGGCCTTGGGAAATGACAACAAGCCCCTTGCAAACCAAGATGCACACAGGGGCAAATTGGTAAATTGGGTGAATGAGGTTGGAAGTGGTGTACTTACATTTGACTTCACAACAAAGATGATTCTTGGTGCTGCTGTTGAAGGTGAGTTATGGAGGTTGAAGGATGGTAATGGAAAACCACCAGGTATGATTGGAACAAAGCCTGAAAGTGCTGTGACATTGGTGGATAATCATGACACTGGGTCTCAGAAGACATATCCTTTTCCTGAGGATAAGATTATGTTGGGTTATGTTTACATTCTCACTCATCCTGGTCACCCTTCAATT TTCTACCATGACTATTTTGAACGTCAGAATGGTATAAAGGATAACATAAAGAGTTTATCAGCCATAAGAAAAAGGAATGGAATCACAGCAACAAGCTCAATAAACATTCTAGCAGCTCAAGCTGATCTTTACATGGCCAACATTGCCAACAAAATCATTGTCAAGATTGGACCAAATGAGAATCTTGGAAACCTTCTTCCATCAAATGCTCAAGTTGTTGCCAATGGACAAGACTATGCTGTGTGGGAATTAAAGTGA
- the LOC112697845 gene encoding uncharacterized protein yields the protein MEGVEENLPSSESSSESANEQKQQNVETPGETSHVNESTVSDSREESETRLPETTAEELTESAMLPNASSGSPIIVEEIENPPTDDSASSPLDDTKLHTAGSNDDQIIEQDNSGSTENVDSEEILEQQKNVETDDSNDVQITEQDDSASTANADSEEILEKQEIVNNDDRIMEQENSASMENADSEEILEKQEDVNNDDQIIEQDSSASTANADSEESLEKQENFHNDDSNDHQTLEQDNSASTANADSEEILERQKNVNDEDSKDNQIIEQDNSASAENADSEEILEKQENVTNDDPNDDQIIEQDNSASTAIADSEEILEKQENVNDEDSKDDQIIEQNSASTENTGSEEILEQQNNVNDEDSKDDQIIEQNSASTDNTGSEEILEPQKNVNDEDSKDDQIIEQNSASTENAGSEEILEPQKNVNDEDSKDDQIIEQDNSASTENPGSEEILEQQKNVNTDNSNDGQILEQENSASTEKANSEEILERQKNINNDESSVTTIDDQTEIPASNPETKEFHDDSTKEVMLSLPQIIVTDFSKENSTLTSSNSCNAMDAMNADSEPEDFYDSNQGGSAVKTSSITDANDLIKRSTSAPEIKLLQMLKENRRRKMNSTARKRADVAHIPTGSPSSSKKNAENRGFIDTAAPFESVKEAVSKFGGIVDWKAHKKQTVERRKDVEQELEKVQQEIPIYKKKSETAEKAKQEVLQELDTTKRLIEELKLNLERAQTEERQARQDSELAKLRVEEMEQGIAEDSSVAAKAQLEVAKARYTAAVTELTSVKEELDALRKEYASLVVEKEEAIQKSEEAITSSKQVEKTVEELTIELLAIKESMEAAHAAHMEAEEHRMESVMARDQDSLNWEKDLKHSEEELQRINQKILAAKDLKSKLDTASTLLTDLKDEMNAYTEAQSRQDGSAEREELWPLRTKIHNEIKEAVESAKKELAEVKSNIEKATAEVSNLKEAAAASKTELEEEKLNLASIRQKEEMASITAKSLEAEVEKSRTEKLLLQMKEREARIPQKVREAAEEAKEANSLSQAAREELQRAKEEAEQAKAAASAMQSRLLEVLKEIEAAKTSERCAMAAINALKESELAQSSQEADSSAEVVTLSLEEYYLLSKHAHEAEEGAKAVMATANAEIEAAKESEMISLEKLNEVTTEIAARRETLRDAMCKAEKAKEGKLGMEYELRRWRSERDRGEHQKSMSRDSFDSGSRGYDSAIGSPDLRNGKKKKKSFFPRFLMFFARRKSYSSHHCSPY from the exons ATGGAGGGTGTTGAGGAGAATCTACCCTCATCAGAATCCTCTTCAGAAAGTGCTAATGAGCAAAAGCAGCAAAATGTAGAAACCCCTGGTGAAACTTCACATGTAAATGAATCCACTGTTAGTGATAGTAGAGAAGAATCCGAGACTCGTTTGCCGGAGACAACAGCCGAGGAATTAACCGAATCAGCAATGCTGCCTAATGCTTCTTCTGGTAGTCCAATTATTGTTGAAGAAATTGAAAATCCTCCCACAGATGACTCGGCATCATCGCCGCTGGATGATACTAAGCTTCACACAGCAGGATCAAATGATGATCAAATTATAGAACAAGATAATTCAGGTTCTACAGAGAATGTAGATTCTGAAGAGATCCTTGAGCAGCAGAAGAATGTTGAGACTGATGATTCAAATGATGTCCAAATCACAGAACAAGATGATTCAGCTTCTACAGCGAATGCAGATTCTGAAGAGATCCTTGAGAAGCAGGAGATTGTTAATAATGATGATCGAATCATGGAACAAGAAAATTCAGCTTCTATGGAGAATGCAGATTCTGAAGAGATCCTTGAGAAGCAGGAGGAtgttaataatgatgatcaaatcATAGAACAAGATAGTTCTGCTTCTACAGCAAATGCAGATTCTGAAGAGAGCCTTGAGAAGCAGGAGAATTTTCATAATGATGATTCAAATGATCATCAAACGTTAGAACAAGATAATTCAGCTTCTACGGCGAATGCAGATTCTGAGGAGATCCTTGAGAGGCAAAAGAATGTTAATGATGAAGACTCAAAAGATAATCAAATCATAGAACAAGATAATTCAGCCTCTGCAGAAAATGCAGATTCTGAAGAGATCCTTGAGAAGCAGGAGAATGTTACTAATGATGATCCAAATGATGATCAAATCATAGAACAAGATAATTCAGCTTCTACGGCGATTGCAGATTCTGAAGAGATTCTTGAGAAGCAGGAGAATGTTAACGATGAAGAttcaaaagatgatcaaatcatagaacaaaattcaGCTTCTACAGAAAATACAGGTTCTGAAGAGATCCTTGAGCAGCAGAATAATGTTAATGATGAAGAttcaaaagatgatcaaatcatagaacaaaattcaGCTTCTACAGACAACACAGGTTCTGAAGAAATCCTTGAGCCGCAGAAGAATGTTAATGATGAAGACTCAAAAGATGATcaaatcatagaacaaaattcaGCTTCTACAGAAAATGCAGGTTCTGAAGAAATCCTTGAGCCGCAGAAGAATGTTAATGATGAAGACTCAAAAGATGATCAAATCATAGAGCAAGATAATTCAGCTTCTACAGAAAATCCAGGATCTGAAGAGATCCTTGAGCAGCAGAAGAATGTTAATACCGATAATTCAAATGATGGTCAAATCTTAGAACAAGAGAATTCAGCTTCTACAGAAAAAGCAAATTCTGAAGAAATTCTTGAGAGGCAGAAGAATATTAACAATGATGAATCTAGTGTCACTACCATCGATGATCAAACGGAGATTCCGGcttctaatcctgaaacaaaagagTTCCATGATGACAGTACCAAAGAAGTTATGTTATCATTGCCTCAAATCATAGTTACTGATTTTAGCAAGGAAAATTCAACACTGACGAGTTCAAATTCTTGTAATGCTATGGATGCCATGAATGCTGATTCTGAACCGGAAGATTTCTATGATAGTAATCAAGGTGGTTCTGCCGTTAAAACTTCTTCCATTACGGATGCAAATGACTTGATAAAACGGTCTACATCGGCACCGGAAATAAAATTGTTGCAGATGCTGAAGGAGAATAGAAGACGAAAGATGAACTCAACGGCTCGAAAAAGGGCTGATGTTGCTCATATACCAACCGGCTCGCCTTCAAGTTCAAAGAAAAATGCTGAGAATAGAGGCTTCATCGACACGGCAGCTCCCTTCGAATCTGTAAAGGAAGCTGTTTCCAAGTTCGGAGGAATTGTGGATTGGAAGGCTCATAAGAAACAGACCGTGGag AGACGAAAGGACGTAGAACAAGAACTCGAGAAAGTGCAGCAGGAGATCCCAATATACAAAAAGAAATCAGAGACGGCAGAGAAAGCGAAACAAGAAGTACTTCAGGAGCTGGACACCACCAAGAGACTAATAGAAGAGCTGAAACTGAACCTGGAGAGAGCACAAACCGAAGAGCGTCAGGCAAGACAGGATTCGGAACTCGCGAAGCTTAGAGTGGAAGAGATGGAGCAAGGTATCGCCGAGGACTCTAGCGTGGCGGCCAAGGCACAGCTTGAGGTCGCAAAGGCCAGGTACACTGCGGCAGTTACAGAGCTAACATCGGTTAAAGAGGAGCTGGACGCGTTGCGTAAGGAATACGCTTCCTTAGTTGTTGAAAAAGAGGAAGCTATTCAGAAATCGGAAGAAGCAATTACTTCGTCCAAACAGGTTGAGAAGACTGTGGAAGAATTAACCATTGAGTTGCTTGCTATAAAGGAATCGATGGAAGCAGCACATGCAGCGCACATGGAAGCCGAAGAACATCGGATGGAATCGGTTATGGCTAGGGATCAGGACTCTCTCAATTGGGAAAAAGATCTTAAACACTCAGAGGAAGAACTTCAAAGAATAAACCAGAAAATCTTAGCTGCTAAAGATCTTAAGTCTAAATTGGACACGGCTTCGACTTTGCTGACGGATCTGAAAGATGAAATGAATGCTTATACAGAAGCACAGTCGAGGCAAGACGGAAGTGCCGAACGTGAAGAACTGTGGCCTTTGAGGACGAAGATACACAATGAAATAAAAGAAGCCGTTGAATCTGCGAAGAAGGAACTTGCGGAAGTGAAAAGTAACATAGAAAAAGCAACTGCTGAGGTTAGTAACTTAAAGGAAGCCGCAGCGGCGTCGAAAACCGAACTTGAAGAAGAGAAATTGAACCTTGCATCGATTCGGCAAAAAGAggaaatggcctcaatcactgcGAAATCTCTAGAAGCTGAAGTAGAGAAAAGCAGAACAGAAAAGCTTCTGCTTCAGATGAAAGAAAGGGAAGCTAGAATTCCGCAGAAAGTACGAGAAGCTGCTGAAGAGGCTAAAGAAGCCAACTCACTGAGTCAAGCAGCTCGCGAAGAGCTGCAGCGAGCGAAGGAGGAGGCTGAGCAAGCGAAGGCGGCAGCGAGCGCAATGCAGAGCAGATTACTTGAAGTTCTAAAGGAGATTGAGGCTGCCAAGACTTCCGAGAGATGCGCAATGGCGGCAATCAATGCATTGAAGGAGAGTGAATTAGCTCAAAGCAGCCAAGAAGCAGATTCGTCGGCGGAGGTAGTGACGCTTTCTTTGGAGGAGTATTACTTGCTGAGCAAGCATGCACATGAGGCTGAAGAGGGAGCCAAGGCAGTGATGGCGACGGCGAATGCTGAAATTGAGGCAGCTAAGGAATCTGAAATGATAAGTTTGGAAAAGTTGAATGAAGTGACTACAGAGATTGCTGCTAGAAGAGAAACTTTAAGGGATGCAATGTGTAAAGCTGAGAAGGCTAAAGAAGGAAAGTTAGGCATGGAATACGAGTTGCGAAGATGGAGGTCGGAGCGCGACAGAGGGGAACACCAGAAAAGCATGTCCAGGGACAGTTTTGATTCAGGTTCAAGGGGTTATGACAGTGCAATTGGATCACCAGATttaagaaatggaaagaagaagaagaagtcatTTTTTCCAAGGTTTTTGATGTTCTTTGCAAGAAGAAAATCATATTCGTCACATCACTGTAGTCCCTATTGA